A region from the Vicia villosa cultivar HV-30 ecotype Madison, WI linkage group LG3, Vvil1.0, whole genome shotgun sequence genome encodes:
- the LOC131593202 gene encoding putative disease resistance RPP13-like protein 1, which yields MAATALVGSAFLSATVEDLLLRLSSSEFIDYITSSKLNLLKLTVFETSLLTLNSVLPDAERKQFFNPAVKQWMDDLYDAISDADDLIDEIGYDLMRCKVENAQPKHDFTFDYRLKFMNLRLQRFVQRIDSIGLQSVNGRVSCRMRSSLGSSSVLNESFIVGREDDKKKLMNMLLSDTGTNLDVVAVLGVGGVGKTTLAELVYNDKKVNEHFDLKMWIRVSEDFDIARIIRTLLASVCSLMYDENDSLDYLRFELKQKLNCRRFLFVLDDLWNVGYNDWHELVAPLVNGKLGSRVIITTRQEKVAKVVHTFPIHKLEPLSDEDCWSLLSKHAFGSKVYGGSEYPDLEAIGRKVARKCLGLPLAAKTLGGHFSSTVDLKDWISILISNIWKIPDNNILPSLLLSYQCLPSHLKRCFAYCSVFPKGYSFNRKQMILLWMAEGFLEHCQDEKAPEEVGDDYFVELLSRSFIQQLKDDSEREKFVLHDLLYDLAEIVSGKSCCKLECSGIMSKKVQHLSYIQHEYDTFKKFEIFHDFESLRSFLPICIRRGLNYLSRKVVDDLLPTLRNLRVLSLSHHRNFTMLPGSIYNLLHLRYLDLSHTDIKSLPESICHLYYLQTLKLSMCLYLTELPVDIGKLINLRHLDISNSRIKKMPMQIVRLENLQTLSVFRVGKQEVGLSVRELGKFPNIQGKLYIGNLCNVINVSEACDANLKNKELIDELELCWKQEEEQLELFWEEEEEERPHDSQTQTVVLDGLQPSINLKKLIIGSYRGTSFPSWLGDSSFSNMVYLRICYCEYCVTLPSLGKLPSLIDLSIDGMSILETIGPEFYGMSGGGFNSSFQPFPSLEHLKFSYMSNWKEWHSFGGSKFPFPRLKTLKLDNCPKLEGHLPSHLPSIEKVQIHCCNQLLATLSTLQWLSSVKSLDVVKSIDIQCSDSIEWSLSESNSACLLQRLIIWNFRMMLSLPKSFMSPTCLQHLELHSIPSLLSFPDDGLPTSLQSLELHSLPSLLSFPDDGLPTSLQSLRISDCENLAFLPPETWSKYTSLVSLVLTHSCDALTSFPLNGFPMLQRLDIANCGNLQSLSISEIYSHTCWPSSLQSLDIFNCNALISLPQRMDTLIALESLHLTLQSLPCYEGASLPPNLRSIYIEIESLRTKTFATGWGLQNLSALSVLDIRGDGIVNTLLKEQLLPVSLVSLSINFLSKRKSLPGNGLRHLSSLEKLRFHSCSKLGSLPENMFPSYLKSLDFSNCPKLKSLPDRLPSSLETLKLGDCQRLGSLPKDGLPSSLKRLSISECRLLKAKYKNQKGEHWSSIAHIPVIEIDDELTI from the coding sequence ATGGCCGCAACAGCATTGGTAGGAAGCGCTTTTCTCTCCGCAACAGTTGAAGATTTACTACTGAGGCTCTCTTCATCAGAGTTCATCGATTACATCACAAGCAGCAAGTTGAATCTCCTCAAACTCACAGTATTCGAAACATCGCTTCTCACTCTCAATTCAGTTCTTCCCGATGCAGAGCGGAAGCAGTTCTTCAATCCCGCAGTCAAACAATGGATGGATGATTTGTACGACGCGATCTCAGATGCAGATGATTTGATTGATGAAATCGGTTACGATTTGATGCGATGCAAGGTAGAGAACGCTCAACCTAAACACGATTTTACATTTGATTATAGATTGAAATTTATGAATCTAAGGCTACAACGTTTTGTTCAAAGGATAGATTCCATTGGTTTACAGTCTGTGAATGGTAGGGTTTCTTGTAGAATGCGTTCGAGTTTGGGGTCAAGTTCAGTGTTAAATGAATCTTTCATAGTTGGTAGGGAGGATGATAAAAAGAAATTGATGAATATGTTGTTGTCGGATACTGGTACAAATCTAGACGTGGTTGCTGTTTTGGGTGTTGGAGGGGTTGGTAAAACTACACTTGCTGAACTAGTTTACAATGATAAAAAAGTTAATGAGCATTTTGATTTGAAAATGTGGATTCGTGTGTCGGAAGATTTTGACATTGCGAGAATAATAAGAACTCTACTTGCATCTGTATGTTCATTAATGTACGACGAGAACGACAGTCTTGATTATCTTCGATTTGAGTTAAAGCAGAAGTTGAATTGTAgaagatttttatttgttttggatGACCTATGGAATGTTGGCTATAATGATTGGCATGAGTTGGTAGCTCCTTTGGTTAATGGAAAATTGGGAAGCAGGGTGATCATCACGACGCGTCAAGAAAAAGTTGCAAAGGTTGTGCATACATTTCCAATTCATAAATTAGAACCTTTGTCAGACGAAGACTGTTGGTCTTTACTTTCCAAGCATGCATTTGGAAGTAAAGTTTATGGTGGCAGTGAATACCCAGATCTTGAAGCAATTGGTAGGAAAGTTGCAAGAAAGTGTCTAGGATTGCCACTAGCTGCCAAAACACTTGGTGGACATTTTTCTTCAACTGTAGATTTAAAGGACTGGATTTCAATTTTGATTAGCAACATATGGAAGATACCAGATAATAATATTCTTCCATCTTTGCTTTTGAGTTATCAATGTCTTCCCTCTCATTTGAAAAGATGTTTTGCCTATTGCTCAGTTTTTCCGAAGGGTTATTCCTTTAATAGGAAGCAGATGATTTTGTTGTGGATGGCAGAAGGCTTCCTTGAACATTGTCAGGATGAAAAAGCACCAGAAGAAGTAGGTGATGACTACTTTGTTGAATTGTTATCGAGATCCTTCATTCAACAGTTGAAAGATGACAGTGAGAGAGAAAAGTTTGTTCTGCATGACCTTCTTTATGATTTAGCCGAGATTGTATCTGGGAAAAGTTGTTGCAAGCTCGAATGCAGTGGCATCATGTCAAAAAAGGTTCAACATTTGTCATATATTCAACACGAGTATGACACTTTCAAGAAGTTTGAGATTTTCCACGATTTTGAAAGCTTGCGAAGCTTCTTGCCTATTTGCATTCGCCGGGGTTTGAATTACTTATCGAGAAAGGTGGTGGATGATTTGCTGCCGACACTCAGAAATTTGCGCGTGCTATCGTTATCACATCACAGAAACTTCACCATGTTACCAGGTTCTATTTATAATTTGTTGCATTTGCGGTATCTCGACCTCTCTCACACTGATATCAAAAGCCTGCCTGAATCAATATGTCACCTGTACTATTTGCAAACCTTAAAGTTATCAATGTGCTTATATCTCACTGAATTGCCGGTAGACATCGGAAAGCTAATTAATTTACGCCACCTTGATATCAGTAACTCTCGCATTAAAAAGATGCCAATGCAAATTGTTCGATTGGAAAATCTTCAGACTCTATCTGTTTTCAGAGTGGGCAAGCAAGAAGTTGGGTTAAGTGTGAGAGAACTTGGGAAGTTTCCTAACATTCAGGGAAAACTTTACATTGGAAATCTGTGTAATGTCATCAATGTCAGTGAAGCATGTGATGCCAACTTGAAGAATAAAGAACTCATTGATGAGTTAGAGTTATGTTGGAAACAAGAAGAAGAACAGTTAGAGTTATtttgggaagaagaagaagaagaacgacCACATGATTCACAAACACAAACAGTTGTGCTTGATGGGTTGCAACCATCAATAAACTTGAAGAAATTGATCATTGGCAGTTATCGCGGGACAAGTTTTCCAAGTTGGTTGGGAGATTCTTCATTTTCTAACATGGTGTACTTGCGCATATGTTATTGTGAATATTGTGTCACACTTCCATCATTAGGGAAACTACCTTCTCTCATAGATCTAAGTATAGATGGTATGTCGATATTGGAGACAATTGGTCCAGAGTTCTATGGCATGTCAGGTGGAGGTTTTAATTCTTCGTTCCAACCATTTCCATCCCTTGAGCATCTAAAATTTTCCTACATGTCTAATTGGAAGGAATGGCATTCCTTCGGAGGCAGTAAGTTTCCGTTTCCTCGTCTTAAAACTCTGAAGTTAGATAATTGTCCTAAACTGGAGGGACATTTGCCTAGTCATCTTCCTTCCATAGAGAAAGTTCAAATTCATTGCTGTAATCAGTTGTTGGCTACACTATCTACTTTGCAATGGCTTTCCTCGGTAAAATCTTTAGATGTGGTAAAATCTATAGACATTCAATGTTCAGACTCCATCGAATGGTCGTTGTCTGAAAGTAATTCTGCATGTCTTCTGCAGCGGCTAATAATATGGAACTTCAGGATGATGTTGTCTCTACCTAAATCGTTTATGAGCCCTACTTGTCTTCAACACTTAGAACTCCATTCAATTCCATCTCTCTTGTCATTTCCGGATGATGGTCTACCCACTTCTCTACAATCACTAGAACTCCATTCACTTCCATCTCTCTTGTCATTTCCGGATGATGGTCTACCCACTTCTCTACAATCACTACGAATTTCTGACTGTGAAAATTTAGCATTCTTGCCTCCTGAAACATGGAGCAAGTACACATCACTTGTGTCTTTGGTGTTAACGCATTCATGTGATGCACTTACCTCCTTCCCACTGAATGGTTTCCCTATGCTCCAAAGGCTTGATATTGCAAACTGTGGAAATCTGCAATCCCTTTCTATTTCAGAAATTTATTCCCATACCTGTTGGCCGTCATCCCTCCAGTCACTTGATATTTTCAACTGTAATGCACTTATATCACTTCCTCAACGGATGGACACCCTCATTGCTCTTGAAAGCTTGCATCTCACATTACAATCATTGCCATGCTACGAAGGAGCTAGCCTCCCTCCCAACTTACGATCAATTTACATTGAAATTGAATCCTTGAGAACAAAAACGTTTGCAACCGGATGGGGTCTCCAAAACCTTAGTGCTCTGTCTGTTTTGGATATCAGAGGTGATGGTATTGTTAACACCTTGTTGAAGGAGCAGTTGCTGCCGGTTTCTCTCGTGTCTCTGTCAATAAATTTTCTCTCTAAAAGGAAATCCTTACCAGGAAATGGACTTCGACACCTCTCCTCCCTTGAAAAGCTTAGATTTCATAGTTGTTCAAAGCTTGGCTCATTGCCAGAAAACATGTTTCCTTCCTATCTGAaatcacttgatttttcaaattgCCCAAAACTTAAGTCCTTGCCGGACAGGTTACCTTCCTCTTTGGAAACACTGAAGCTGGGGGATTGTCAAAGACTTGGGTCATTGCCGAAAGACGGTCTCCCTTCTTCTCTTAAGCGACTGAGCATTAGTGAGTGTCGTCTGTTAAAAGCAAAGTATAAAAATCAGAAGGGGGAACATTGGTCCAGCATTGCTCACATCCCTGTCATAGAAATAGATGATGAATTGACAATATGA
- the LOC131659654 gene encoding uncharacterized protein LOC131659654, translated as METKAITSVNRDVIRSFLIEKVLPAIKEKWPRDDLGTTIFIQQDNVRTHINHDDQEFIQEATQDGFDIRLMCQPANSPDLNVLDLGFFSAIQSLQHKESPKTIDELVRAVVESFENFSSMKSNHIFVTLQLCMIEIMKANGSNKYKIPHLNKQRLEREGQLPVQMKCEF; from the coding sequence ATGGAGACAAAAGCAATAACATCGGTAAATAGAGATGTCATAAGATCATTTCTTATTGAAAAAGTCTTGCCAGCTATAAAGGAAAAATGGCCAAGAGATGATTTGGGTACTACAATATTTATCCAACAAGATAATGTAAGAACTCATATTAATCATGATGATCAAGAGTTCATTCAAGAAGCCACACAAGATGGATTTGATATTCGTTTGATGTGTCAACCTGCAAATTCTCCTGATTTGAATGTCTTAGACCTTGGATTTTTTAGTGCAATACAATCATTACAACACAAGGAGTCCCCTAAAACTATTGATGAACTTGTTCGTGCGGTGGTGGAGTCATTTGAAAACTTTTCTTCTATGAAGTCCAATCACATATTTGTAACATTGCAATTATGCATGATAGAGATCATGAAAGCCAATGGttctaataaatataaaattcctCATTTGAATAAGCAAAGACTAGAAAGAGAAGGACAATTACCGGTTCAAATGAAGTGTGAATTTTAG
- the LOC131657077 gene encoding putative disease resistance RPP13-like protein 1 — protein sequence MAAIGSAFLSATVQTLLDKLVSKEFLDYIKSTKLDVSLLKQLRLTLLTLQPVLDAAEEKQINTPSVKDWLDGLKDAVYDAEDLLNQISYDSLRCKMENTQRASKTNQVWNFLSSPFKNIYGEINSQMKDMCETLKLFADNKDILSLQTKSVRVSHRTPSNPMFDEPVMVGRKDDLEKVINMLLSESNTNMGIVAIVGMGGLGKTTLAQLVCNDEKVQNHFDLTAWACVSEDFDILNVTKTLLESVTKTPSGTDNLDLLRVELKKKLRDRRFFIVLDDLWNDSCSDWDELVSPLIYGKNGSRVIITTRHKKVADAARTFPIFELDPLSEEDIWSLLSKRAFGSGDFSETQCRNLEPIGRKIAKKCGGLPIAAKSLGGLLRSKVDTEEWIEVLNNDIWNLKDDNILPALRLSYQYLSSQLKRCFSYCSIFPKDYPLDRKQLVLLWMAEGFLDHSHDKKTMEEVGDECFTELLSRSLIQQLHDDSRGHKFVLHDLVNDLATVVSEKSCYRLEFGAKSYENVRHLSYNKETYDIFKKFKTFDKFKRLRSFLAIDFGWLEYNLSRNTVNYLLPTFGRLRVLSLSRYRNITMLPVTIGNLVQLRYLDLSYTNIASLPDTICNLYYLQTLILSCCSKLTEFPENVGKLSNLRHLYIDMTSIIEMPKQIAELENLQTLTLFVVGKENIGLSVSELGKFPKLRGKLLIKNLQNVNDVMEVSGTNLKSKEHIDELTLHWGKETDDTLNEKNVLDMLEPSTNLEKLSIGSYGGTSFPSWFGDPSFSNMVSLSISTCVNCMTLPSLGQLPSLKDLQIIRMTSIVAIGQEFYGMAAGGSNSSFQPFQSLENLEFSSMGNWKEWCPFPDNMFPFPRLKTLRLVRCPKLKGHLPSHLPSLEEIEIYDCDHLLATPPTQHWLSSIKKIRIVEDSDSISNTERNQYSLLESDSPCLLQTIDIWSRHMLKSVPKMIINSTSLRELDLNGISSLTTIPTNGLPTSLQSLSITNCENLAFFPPEMWSNYTSLVTLTLEDCNALTSVPLNCFPMLQNFSIYDCNSLESIFISETSSCSSSTLQSFHVRDCEELRSLPQRMGTLTALEKIFLRNLPKLNLSLCEGVFLPPNLQSIVVDSVRITKPVTEWGFQCLTALSSLQIMGDDIVNILLKEPLLPISLVSLYIVGLSEMKCLEGNRLRHLSSLEFLFFADCPGLVSLPEKAFPSSLKSLDFYECTRLKSFPENSLPTSLEVLCISNCPLLEERYKRKEHWSKISHIPVIRINEQVTI from the coding sequence ATGGCTGCAATAGGAAGTGCTTTCCTCTCTGCAACTGTTCAGACCTTACTTGATAAACTTGTTTCCAAAGAGTTTCTTGATTACATAAAAAGCACCAAGCTCGATGTCTCACTCTTGAAACAGTTAAGGCTAACACTACTCACTCTTCAACCTGTGCTAGATGCTGCGGAGGAGAAGCAGATCAACACTCCTTCTGTCAAAGACTGGCTTGATGGCTTGAAAGATGCTGTCTATGATGCTGAAGATCTGCTTAACCAAATTAGCTATGATTCCCTTCGATGCAAGATGGAGAACACGCAACGTGCAAGCAAAACTAATCAGGTCTGGAACTTCCTTTCTTCTCCTTTTAAAAACATCTATGGAGAGATCAATTCCCAGATGAAAGATATGTGTGAAACCCTCAAACTTTTTGCTGATAATAAAGATATACTTAGTTTGCAAACTAAAAGTGTCAGAGTTTCTCATAGAACACCTTCAAATCCTATGTTCGATGAACCTGTCATGGTTGGTAGGAAAGATGACCTAGAGAAAGTAATAAACATGTTGCTATCAGAAAGCAATACTAATATGGGCATAGTTGCAATTGTAGGCATGGGAGGCCTCGGAAAAACAACACTTGCACAACTTGTTTGTAATGATGAAAAAGTTCAAAACCACTTTGATCTCACAGCATGGGCTTGTGTATCAGAGGATTTTGATATCCTTAATGTAACCAAAACTCTCCTTGAATCTGTCACTAAAACACCATCAGGAACCGACAATCTTGATTTACTTCGAGTTGAGTTAAAGAAAAAATTAAGGGATAGGAGATTTTTCATTGTGTTGGATGACTTATGGAATGACAGTTGTTCTGATTGGGATGAACTTGTATCTCCGttgatttatggaaaaaatggaaGCAGGGTGATCATCACAACACGCCACAAAAAAGTGGCAGATGCTGCACGCACATTTCCTATTTTTGAGTTAGATCCTCTATCAGAAGAAGACATTTGGTCTTTACTCTCCAAACGTGCATTTGGAAGTGGTGACTTTTCTGAAACTCAATGCCGAAACCTAGAACCAATTGGCAGGAAGATTGCAAAAAAGTGTGGTGGATTGCCAATAGCTGCGAAATCACTTGGAGGACTGTTGCGTTCAAAAGTAGATACTGAAGAGTGGATTGAAGTTCTGAACAACGACATATGGAACTTAAAGGATGATAATATTCTGCCTGCATTGCGCCTGAGTTATCAATACCTTTCCTCtcaattgaaaagatgtttttcctATTGCTCTATTTTTCCAAAGGACTATCCACTTGATAGGAAGCAATTGGTTTTGTTGTGGATGGCAGAAGGCTTCCTTGATCATTCTCATGACAAAAAAACTATGGAAGAAGTAGGTGATGAGTGTTTTACTGAATTGTTATCCAGATCGTTGATTCAACAATTGCATGATGATTCTAGAGGACATAAATTTGTCTTGCATGACCTTGTTAATGATTTAGCTACAGTCGTATCTGAAAAAAGTTGTTACAGACTTGAATTTGGTGCTAAGAGCTATGAAAATGTTCGCCACTTGTCATATAATAAAGAAACATATGATATTTTTAAGAAGTTTAAGACTTTCGACAAATTCAAACGCTTGAGAAGCTTCCTTGCCATTGACTTTGGATGGTTagaatataatttatcaagaaaTACGGTCAATTATTTGCTACCCACATTTGGAAGGTTGCGGGTGTTATCGTTATCAAGATATAGAAACATCACCATGCTACCCGTTACAATTGGCAACTTAGTGCAGTTGCGCTATCTAGATCTCTCTTACACGAATATCGCAAGCTTGCCTGACACCATATGCAACCTCTACTACTTGCAAACCTTGATTTTATCTTGCTGCTCAAAACTCACAGAATTTCCTGAAAATGTTGGAAAATTAAGTAATTTGCGTCATCTTTATATTGATATGACAAGCATAATAGAGATGCCGAAGCAAATTGCTGAACTAGAAAACCTTCAAACTCTAACTCTTTTTGTAGTAGGCAAGGAAAATATTGGTTTAAGTGTTAGTGAGCTTGGGAAGTTTCCTAAGCTACGGGGAAAGTTACTCATCAAGAACCTGCAAAATGTCAATGATGTCATGGAGGTAAGTGGTACCAACTTGAAGAGCAAAGAACATATTGATGAACTGACGCTACATTGGGGCAAGGAAACTGATGACACACTTAATGAAAAAAATGTGCTTGATATGTTAGAACCATCTACAAACCTAGAAAAACTGAGCATTGGATCATATGGTGGGACAAGTTTTCCAAGTTGGTTTGGAGATCCTTCGTTTTCTAACATGGTGTCTCTCAGCATTAGTACTTGTGTGAATTGCATGACACTTCCATCACTAGGGCAGCTACCTTCTCTCAAGGATTTGCAGATTATTAGAATGACATCTATTGTGGCAATTGGGCAAGAGTTCTATGGCATGGCAGCAGGAGGTTCCAATTCTTCGTTCCAACCATTTCAATCCCTTGAGAATTTGGAATTTTCGTCCATGGGAAATTGGAAGGAGTGGTGTCCTTTTCCAGACAACATGTTTCCTTTTCCCCGTCTCAAAACTCTGAGGTTAGTAAGGTGTCCCAAATTGAAAGGACATTTACCTAGTCATCTTCCTTCCTTAGAAGAGATTGAAATATATGATTGTGATCATCTCTTGGCAACACCACCTACTCAACATTGGCTCTCCTCAATAAAAAAGATTCGTATTGTGGAAGATTCAGACTCAATAAGCAATACTGAAAGGAACCAATACTCATTGCTCGAGAGTGATTCTCCATGTCTGCTGCAAACAATAGACATATGGAGCCGTCATATGCTAAAATCTGTACCTAAAATGATTATAAACAGCACCTCTCTTCGAGAATTGGATCTCAATGGTATTAGTTCTCTCACTACGATTCCAACGAATGGCTTACCCACTTCTTTGCAATCACTTTCTATTACAAATTGTGAGAACTTAGCATTCTTTCCTCCTGAAATGTGGAGCAATTACACATCCCTTGTGACTCTTACATTAGAAGACTGCAATGCACTTACCTCCGTCCCATTGAATTGTTTTCCTATGCTCCAAAATTTTTCCATCTATGATTGTAACAGTTTGGaatctatttttatttcagaaacttCTTCCTGTAGCTCTTCAACCCTCCAATCTTTTCATGTCCGTGATTGCGAGGAACTTAGATCACTACCTCAACGGATGGGCACCCTCACCGCTCTTGAAAAGATATTTCTACGCAATCTTCCAAAATTGAATTTATCATTATGTGAAGGAGTTTTCCTACCTCCCAATTTACAATCAATTGTGGTAGATTCTGTGAGGATAACAAAGCCGGTAACAGAGTGGGGTTTCCAATGTCTCACTGCTCTTTCATCATTGCAAATTATGGGTGATGATATTGTGAACATATTGCTCAAAGAGCCGTTGTTGCCCATTTCCCTTGTGTCTTTATATATCGTTGGTCTCTCTGAAATGAAATGCTTAGAAGGAAATAGACTTCGACACCTCTCCTCTCTAGAATTCCTTTTCTTTGCTGATTGTCCAGGGCTTGTATCATTGCCAGAAAAAGCCTTCCCCTCCTCGCTGAAATCACTTGATTTTTATGAGTGTACAAGACTAAAGTCATTCCCAGAAAACAGTCTTCCTACCTCTCTTGAGGTACTGTGCATTTCTAATTGCCCATTGTTAGAAGAAAGGTATAAAAGGAAGGAACATTGGTCCAAAATATCTCACATCCCAGTCATAAGAATAAATGAGCAAGTCACAATATGA